Proteins found in one Quercus robur chromosome 2, dhQueRobu3.1, whole genome shotgun sequence genomic segment:
- the LOC126700273 gene encoding putative calcium-transporting ATPase 13, plasma membrane-type, with amino-acid sequence MSTKSSCQELDLESQETITPRDRWRRVVSKLLERNLIPKVDESKKVSHSLEKLVSSWTSFDVDTKLVNAGDGGNHESQKIALPMASISPGNLKELNLILSADKAEKDVEISSRSPQLSISVDLDCENDNGNSNVKLLQANITKLVKEKDLDSIQNFGGIRRIVEALGRDLKRGIPNLEQDLCSQRMASTVFLAPAPTQGFFKFLLKTCNNWIIFLQFVYAMLLLSFGIVMESPVGWHEGIITILFIIMFVLIHSFREFWLERSQKMSRKKKPLEMQQMQVDVIRGGCLRKVFISDVLWGDIVCLKMGSLVPADGLLISGEFLELDDGLDCVINDKNPFLFYGPKVINGKGHMLVTSVGTNTVLGELLNLQVTNGILDKTPLPAQLDKLNTGTQIAGLLLSIQNLVVLFFRFKLQKKSFHFNLPDLKGKPIASKEIMDESKKIVLKPNGKISTLTASLFTSLLGVTEGIPFVIALAIGYWNKKMLSGKAIAQEPLACLTMSSVTTICINITGWLTLNPMAVDVNWSKTRKEIEAWLNAGVNIILISDDTVSVLEDIARKCGLLPDADRLILEGVDFRNYTNEDRMDKVDKIVLIGSSSSSDMHLLVQCLKKKGHIVAMVGVKTNVIPALKEANVGITISTCSSEMVRESSDIIIMDSNLSFLVSIFRCGRCIYDNIRKYMQLELTMNIAGLLITSITTMFCGYSPITAIQFFWAYFVVTLLGGLGLLTEPPIEKLMEKPPLEQTGQLITMDIWRNVVIQALYQVVVSVACQFIGEIVISISKEVSKTMVFNIFVLCQVCNLINARQVGKKNAFGHFHRNPLFLLAVGVILVLQVAFIEIAHILVDDARLSWIQWFVCILIGMASWGILY; translated from the exons atgtcAACCAAAAGCTCTTGCCAAGAATTGGACCTTGAGTCTCAAGAAACTATCACTCCAAGAGACCGTTGGCGAAGGGTTGTTTCAAAGTTACTAGAGCGAAATCTCATACCAAAAGTTGATGAATCTAAGAAAGTTTCTCATTCTCTAGAGAAATTAGTCTCTTCATGGACTTCTTTTGACGTTGACACTAAATTA gtCAATGCTGGTGATGGTGGCAACCATGAGTCTCAGAAAATTGCCTTGCCAATGGCAAGCATATCTCCAGGAAACCTAAAGGAGCTAAATCTCATACTGAGCGCAGACAAAGCAGAGAAG GATGTGGAAATATCATCTAGATCACCTCAACTTTCCATAAGTGTAGATTTGGACTGTGAGAATGACAATGGTAATAGTAATGTAAAACTCCTACAAGCAAACATTACCAAGCTCGTAAAGGAGAAAGACTTGGATTCAATACAGAATTTTGGAGGCATCCGAAGAATTGTAGAGGCTCTAGGTAGAGATTTAAAGAGGGGAATCCCCAATCTTGAGCAAGATCTATGCTCTCAACGCATGGCAAGCACAGTCTTCCTAGCACCAGCTCCTACACAAGgcttcttcaaattcctcttaAAAACATGCAATAATTGGATTATTTTCCTTCAATTCGTTTATGCAATGTTGTTACTTAGCTTTGGGATCGTTATGGAAAGCCCGGTTGGTTGGCATGAAGGGATCATCACCATTCTTTTCatcatcatgtttgtgcttatTCATTCCTTTCGGGAATTCTGGCTTGAACGTTCGCAGAAGATGTCAAGAAAGAAGAAACCATTGGAAATGCAGCAAATGCAAGTGGATGTTATTAGAGGGGGATGCTTACGGAAAGTATTCATCTCAGATGTTTTGTGGGGTGACATAGTATGCCTCAAGATGGGATCTTTGGTCCCTGCTGATGGTTTGCTCATATCTGGTGAATTCTTAGAACTGGATGATGGTTTAGACTGTGTCATTAATGACAAAAACCCATTTCTATTCTATGGTCCAAAGGTGATCAATGGAAAAGGTCACATGCTAGTTACATCAGTGGGTACGAACACAGTATTGGGTGAGTTATTGAACCTGCAGGTTACCAATGGCATCCTCGACAAGACCCCATTACCAGCACAACTTGACAAGCTGAACACTGGCACACAAATTGCAGGGCTTTTACTCTCCATCCAGAACCTGGTCGTGTTGTTCTTCCGTTTTAAGCTTCAAAAGAAAAGTTTTCACTTTAACCTCCCAGACCTCaaggggaaaccaattgcaagTAAAGAGATCATGGATGAGAGCAAGAAAATTGTCTTGAAACCAAATGGGAAGATCAGTACTTTGACAGCTTCACTTTTTACGTCGCTGTTAGGAGTAACAGAAGGGATACCATTTGTGATCGCCCTCGCCATTGGTTATTGGAATAAGAAGATGCTATCTGGCAAGGCCATTGCTCAAGAACCATTGGCTTGTCTCACCATGAGTTCAGTCACAACTATCTGTATCAACATAACTGGTTGGCTAACACTAAACCCAATGGCTGTTGATGTGAACTGGAGCAagacaagaaaagaaatagaagctTGGCTAAATGCTGGAGTTAACATCATACTGATTTCAGATGATACTGTCTCAGTATTGGAAGACATAGCTCGCAAGTGTGGACTACTTCCCGATGCAGATAGATTGATTCTTGAGGGTGTAGATTTTCGAAATTACACCAACGAAGATCGGATGGATAAAGTGGATAAGATTGTCTTAATAGGAAGTTCAAGCTCTTCTGACATGCACCTTCTAGTGCAATGTTTGAAGAAAAAAGGTCACATAGTAGCAATGGTTGGTGTTAAAACAAATGTGATTCCTGCACTAAAGGAAGCTAATGTAGGGATTACGATAAGCACCTGCAGCAGTGAAATGGTTAGAGAAAGTTCTGACATCATCATCATGGATAGCAATCTCAGTTTCTTGGTCAGTATTTTCAGGTGCGGAAGATGTATTTATGACAATATTCGCAAGTATATGCAACTTGAGCTCACCATGAATATAGCAGGGCTGTTGATAACCTCTATCACAACAATGTTTTGTGGATATTCTCCAATTACAGCAATCCAATTCTTCTGGGCATACTTTGTTGTTACTCTTCTAGGTGGCCTTGGATTATTGACTGAGCCACCAATAGAGAAACTGATGGAAAAACCACCACTGGAACAAACTGGACAACTTATAACTATGGACATTTGGAGAAACGTTGTCATTCAAGCTCTATATCAAGTTGTTGTCTCAGTAGCCTGCCAATTCATAGGGGAAATTGTGATTAGCATAAGCAAGGAGGTTAGTAAAACCATGgttttcaatatttttgtcCTCTGCCAAGTGTGTAACCTTATTAATGCAAGACAAGTGGGGAAGAAGAATGCGTTTGGGCACTTTCATCGTAACCCACTGTTTTTGTTGGCTGTGGGTGTTATTCTGGTTCTGCAGGTGGCGTTTATTGAGATTGCACATATTCTTGTAGACGATGCAAGGTTGAGTTGGATTCAGTGGTTCGTTTGTATCCTAATTGGGATGGCTTCATGGGGTATTCTCTATTGA